The following coding sequences lie in one Corynebacterium anserum genomic window:
- a CDS encoding helix-turn-helix transcriptional regulator translates to MTQDTSQTHTTSRLPAAGAQFAQSLNVLTWFHSHPHGTFMQASSQLGLSVPQIKHELQQLSYCGLPGYLPGSLVEINVNKTTASVEFTAGLDRPLTLTSMEAGVLLFNLEALRNTVDPSYHDAIDDVVSTLRSLLRDSRKYQVRREDRGLVASDSSTHNDRPLTQAEQEHDEQGALLASMRAAVTQRRLICADYHSLNSDSVTRRTWIPDRIALINGEPYLWGREDEREQRIYAIDRMRNITFGAQDSAPAPQHPVIKEEDPFNFEATSEWVTLELHKNLAWMLEYYPMWLIEEQPENDYLAVTMPNTGAWLERFCVAYSESIQVIEPLDLAKRVRERAKLGLQAYSI, encoded by the coding sequence ATGACACAGGACACATCTCAGACGCACACCACATCTCGGCTGCCTGCCGCAGGAGCTCAGTTCGCTCAGAGCCTCAACGTTCTCACTTGGTTTCATTCCCATCCACACGGGACTTTCATGCAGGCCTCGAGCCAACTCGGGCTGTCAGTACCCCAGATCAAGCATGAGCTTCAGCAACTATCTTACTGCGGTCTGCCAGGCTACTTGCCAGGGTCGTTAGTCGAAATCAATGTGAACAAGACCACTGCGTCAGTGGAATTCACAGCTGGATTAGACAGGCCGTTAACGCTTACGAGCATGGAAGCGGGAGTACTCCTGTTCAACCTCGAGGCTTTACGGAACACCGTAGATCCCTCTTACCATGATGCCATCGATGATGTGGTGAGCACTCTGCGCTCTTTACTGAGGGACTCACGGAAGTATCAGGTGAGACGCGAGGATAGGGGTTTAGTGGCGTCGGATAGCTCGACGCACAATGACCGTCCGCTGACTCAGGCGGAGCAAGAACACGATGAACAAGGTGCGCTTCTAGCCTCTATGCGTGCGGCCGTAACACAACGCCGTCTCATCTGTGCTGATTACCACTCGTTAAACAGTGATTCCGTCACGCGGCGCACGTGGATTCCGGATCGTATTGCGCTGATCAACGGCGAACCTTATCTATGGGGGAGAGAAGATGAGCGTGAGCAACGTATCTATGCCATCGATCGGATGCGAAATATCACGTTCGGGGCACAAGATTCAGCTCCGGCTCCCCAACATCCTGTGATTAAGGAGGAAGATCCCTTTAATTTTGAAGCCACCTCCGAGTGGGTCACATTGGAACTTCATAAGAATTTGGCGTGGATGCTCGAGTACTACCCAATGTGGCTTATCGAAGAGCAGCCAGAAAATGACTATCTAGCAGTGACGATGCCAAATACTGGCGCATGGTTGGAACGTTTTTGTGTGGCATACTCGGAAAGCATCCAGGTGATTGAACCACTAGACTTAGCGAAGAGAGTTCGTGAGCGCGCAAAACTAGGACTTCAGGCTTATAGTATCTAG
- a CDS encoding tRNA (adenine-N1)-methyltransferase, translating to MAYSGRFTPGDRVQLTDAKRRHFTITLQEGASFFTHKGEIKHDDIIGEHEGTVVTSSGAGEYLCFRHLLVDHVLSMPRGAAVIYPKDAAQILVEGDIFPGATVLEAGAGSGAMSMWLLRAVGEKGKLISYEIREDHLEYAERNVSEQMGGHPDNWDLRLGDLKEATKEEIGEVDRVLLDMLEPWEMLDTVKDILLPGGVFMTYVATVPQLMKVMEGIRETKAFTEPKAWESLVREWKVEGLATRPEHRMNAHTAFLIWARRLADGTVAPRPQRRARR from the coding sequence ATGGCTTATTCCGGACGATTCACACCAGGCGACCGTGTTCAACTTACCGATGCTAAACGCCGCCACTTCACCATTACATTGCAAGAAGGTGCAAGCTTTTTCACCCATAAAGGCGAAATCAAGCATGACGACATCATCGGTGAGCACGAGGGCACCGTCGTGACATCCTCCGGCGCTGGAGAATATCTATGCTTCCGCCATTTGCTAGTAGATCACGTCCTGTCGATGCCACGCGGCGCCGCAGTTATTTATCCCAAGGACGCCGCACAAATCTTGGTGGAAGGAGACATCTTTCCAGGGGCGACTGTACTTGAAGCCGGAGCCGGTTCCGGTGCCATGAGCATGTGGCTCCTCCGCGCGGTAGGGGAGAAAGGCAAACTCATCTCCTATGAGATCCGCGAGGATCATCTGGAATACGCGGAAAGAAACGTCTCTGAACAGATGGGCGGGCATCCGGACAATTGGGATCTACGCCTGGGTGATCTCAAAGAGGCCACGAAAGAGGAAATTGGCGAGGTTGATCGCGTCCTTCTGGACATGCTGGAGCCTTGGGAGATGCTCGATACCGTCAAAGACATCCTGTTGCCCGGTGGCGTATTCATGACGTATGTGGCTACTGTTCCGCAGTTGATGAAGGTGATGGAAGGCATCCGCGAAACAAAAGCCTTCACTGAGCCTAAAGCGTGGGAATCTTTAGTGCGCGAGTGGAAAGTCGAGGGTCTTGCCACTCGACCCGAACACAGGATGAATGCACACACTGCGTTCCTCATCTGGGCTCGCCGCCTTGCTGACGGAACAGTAGCACCACGCCCACAACGACGCGCACGCCGATAA
- the dop gene encoding depupylase/deamidase Dop yields MHIIGSETEYGIVAVDQPDVSPILTSTQAVVAYAQTSGLGVNRRTRWDYENESPLRDIRGFDLRRYRSGAAPVLDPNALGAANVITSSGARFYVDHAHPEYSSPESASAWEAMVWDKAGDLIMHRAAVASGNVDGQPRLKIYKNNVDGKGASYGSHENYLYPRALDVETVQQALIPHFVTRQVFTGAGRLGLGTTGQESGFQISQRADYIETVISLETTLNRGIINTRDEPHATADSWRRLHVIIGDANMSELANYLKFGTTALVLKAVEHGADFSDMKFVEPVDAVRTVSRDLDCSQPLRFYGNVYLSAIEIQREIRRRVVDTLQPVGILSDDDRNVLTEWEDILAALDSDPLSTADRLDWTAKLSLINGYRGRGISWDDPRLAVIDIQYSDIDPDKSLYHALVRRGRMRTLVDSATVEAAAVNAPTTTRAWLRGYLVTHFSEHILSANWDSVIVDCEHDGLPATRIRMDEPTEFTRAQILGDDDSHPSLQELIAKLKAIREEAISGVG; encoded by the coding sequence ATGCATATCATCGGGTCGGAGACTGAATATGGAATTGTGGCTGTCGACCAACCAGATGTCAGTCCTATTTTGACCTCCACGCAAGCCGTGGTTGCATACGCTCAAACCAGCGGTCTGGGGGTGAACCGGCGTACCCGATGGGATTATGAAAATGAGTCGCCCTTGAGGGACATTCGTGGATTTGATCTTCGACGCTACCGCTCGGGAGCGGCGCCCGTGTTGGATCCCAATGCGTTAGGTGCTGCGAACGTCATCACCTCGTCAGGGGCGCGTTTTTATGTTGACCATGCCCACCCCGAATACTCTTCTCCGGAAAGTGCTTCTGCCTGGGAGGCGATGGTGTGGGATAAGGCCGGAGATCTCATTATGCACCGGGCTGCGGTAGCTTCGGGCAACGTCGATGGCCAACCGCGGCTGAAAATCTACAAGAATAACGTCGACGGCAAAGGTGCCTCCTATGGCTCACACGAGAATTATTTGTATCCACGCGCGCTCGATGTGGAAACGGTGCAGCAAGCGCTCATACCTCATTTCGTGACTCGCCAGGTATTTACGGGGGCGGGGCGTCTGGGACTGGGTACGACAGGACAGGAGAGTGGCTTCCAGATCTCTCAGCGAGCCGACTACATCGAAACTGTCATTTCTCTAGAGACCACACTTAACCGGGGCATTATCAACACCCGTGACGAACCCCACGCCACGGCGGATAGCTGGCGCCGTCTCCACGTCATTATTGGCGACGCAAACATGAGTGAGTTAGCGAACTACCTCAAGTTCGGCACCACCGCCTTGGTCCTGAAAGCCGTAGAGCACGGAGCGGACTTTTCCGATATGAAGTTCGTAGAGCCTGTGGACGCGGTACGCACCGTTTCCCGCGATCTCGACTGCTCGCAACCGTTACGGTTCTACGGCAACGTGTATCTATCTGCCATTGAAATCCAGCGCGAAATCCGTCGCCGTGTGGTGGATACTCTGCAGCCAGTGGGCATACTCAGCGATGATGACCGCAACGTGCTGACCGAATGGGAGGACATCCTCGCCGCTCTCGACAGTGATCCGTTGAGCACAGCTGACCGGTTGGACTGGACGGCCAAATTGTCCCTCATCAATGGTTATCGCGGACGCGGGATCAGCTGGGATGATCCGCGCCTTGCTGTGATTGACATTCAGTATTCAGACATTGATCCAGATAAAAGTCTCTATCACGCACTAGTAAGACGGGGACGGATGCGCACCCTCGTGGATTCTGCCACCGTGGAAGCAGCCGCTGTTAATGCCCCAACCACCACTCGCGCATGGCTTCGCGGATACTTAGTCACGCATTTTTCCGAACATATTTTGTCCGCAAACTGGGACAGCGTCATCGTAGATTGTGAGCATGATGGCCTTCCAGCTACGCGCATCCGTATGGATGAGCCAACTGAATTCACTCGAGCTCAGATCCTCGGCGACGACGATTCGCACCCATCCTTGCAGGAGCTCATCGCCAAGCTGAAAGCAATCCGAGAGGAGGCGATAAGCGGCGTCGGCTAA
- a CDS encoding ubiquitin-like protein Pup: MTTGGNIHAGGGRGDDNSDPLDPLNTGGGQEQMSVTGTDDLLDEIDGLLESNAEEFVRSYVQKGGQ, encoded by the coding sequence ATGACGACGGGCGGGAACATTCACGCTGGCGGCGGACGCGGCGATGACAACAGTGATCCTCTGGACCCATTGAACACCGGAGGCGGACAAGAACAGATGTCCGTCACAGGTACCGACGATCTCCTGGATGAAATCGACGGATTGCTGGAGAGCAACGCGGAGGAATTTGTCCGCTCTTATGTGCAAAAGGGTGGTCAGTAA
- a CDS encoding helix-turn-helix transcriptional regulator: MNQQKHFSQSPPRNRNLPAKVSWEKGASRLLNLVIALINENQPRSADWVISHVDGYDSPTPASRRKQLQRDRNTLAQLGLCIEVHHGGNGGELYFLDHEAAFLPELDLTPKQADVLVAAARWTQSGEMSAAAESAYHKLVAAGIRRGLSSSVIASVPDLTDLDQKSIDAIFRALDNGLCITFDYYQSLVGFPTRRTLEPWAYGAVDGKLYVTGWDTQRNAQRTFRISRISDIEVLAQFITHPVPDLPSSELIRQGLNSSGTMVHAVLRFHESSGAEELRLLTDASGAIGPVDRDWLVKTAAAYAPDAVVVEPEDIVSDVVQLLRCATGESFNVAAFQTTKEEAERP, encoded by the coding sequence GTGAACCAACAGAAGCACTTCTCACAATCACCTCCCCGAAACCGTAACCTCCCGGCGAAAGTGAGTTGGGAAAAGGGTGCTTCTCGGCTGCTCAATTTAGTCATAGCACTGATCAATGAGAACCAACCTCGCAGTGCAGATTGGGTGATCTCTCACGTCGATGGTTACGATTCACCGACGCCAGCTTCCCGGCGTAAACAACTCCAGCGAGACCGTAACACCCTCGCACAACTGGGATTATGCATTGAGGTGCACCACGGGGGAAATGGAGGTGAACTTTACTTTCTCGACCACGAGGCAGCGTTTCTTCCGGAACTGGATCTGACTCCCAAACAGGCAGATGTGTTGGTAGCTGCTGCACGCTGGACTCAATCGGGAGAGATGTCCGCCGCAGCGGAAAGTGCCTACCACAAGCTGGTTGCAGCTGGGATACGCCGCGGTCTCAGTTCCTCTGTCATCGCGAGTGTTCCCGATCTCACTGATCTCGATCAGAAATCAATTGATGCGATCTTTCGAGCATTGGATAATGGCTTGTGCATCACGTTTGATTACTATCAGTCTCTCGTCGGATTCCCAACACGTCGAACACTAGAGCCCTGGGCGTACGGTGCAGTGGATGGCAAGCTCTATGTCACTGGATGGGACACCCAACGCAATGCACAGCGAACCTTCCGCATCTCACGCATTTCAGATATTGAGGTTTTGGCCCAATTCATCACCCACCCTGTACCAGATCTTCCCAGTTCCGAACTCATCCGCCAGGGTTTGAACTCATCGGGAACTATGGTTCACGCTGTTCTCCGCTTTCACGAATCATCTGGTGCCGAGGAGCTGCGCCTGCTCACCGATGCCTCTGGTGCCATTGGCCCTGTCGACCGCGACTGGCTTGTGAAGACAGCCGCTGCTTATGCGCCCGATGCCGTGGTAGTAGAACCTGAAGACATCGTCAGTGATGTAGTCCAGCTTCTACGCTGTGCTACAGGCGAATCATTTAACGTCGCCGCATTTCAGACGACAAAAGAGGAAGCTGAGCGACCATGA
- the tatA gene encoding Sec-independent protein translocase subunit TatA: MNLGPWELALIIFVVFLLFGASRLPNAARSLGRSMRIFKSEMDEMKTDKQAVAQEKQAIEQQQPTAHTVPQPSVQQQPVQQQPVQQQPVQQPQPPVEHPQRDYGQQQ; encoded by the coding sequence ATGAACCTCGGCCCATGGGAACTTGCCCTCATCATTTTCGTTGTTTTCCTGTTGTTCGGGGCATCCCGGCTGCCTAATGCCGCACGATCTCTCGGCCGTTCCATGCGCATTTTCAAATCCGAAATGGATGAAATGAAGACGGATAAGCAGGCCGTTGCCCAGGAAAAACAAGCAATCGAACAACAGCAACCGACTGCTCATACCGTGCCTCAGCCCTCAGTTCAGCAACAACCGGTACAGCAGCAACCTGTTCAGCAACAACCGGTGCAGCAGCCACAGCCTCCCGTCGAACATCCTCAGCGTGACTACGGTCAGCAGCAATAG
- a CDS encoding YoaK family protein, which produces MLEFRPGERLLACTFSFISGFVDSIGFLYLGGVFLSFMSGNTTRSATAIVEGNWPLATLAGSCIVLFLIGVVTGAVINRWAARRWDVFRAREAVLFSVSAIFLITSILTVVGVDDVAILTLSVGIGATNSIFERKGEVAIPLTYMTGTLVKMGQRFADTFFGGRHIQWVYHFILWASLSVGAIAGAVTYHKLGLHSVTIITAVVILATVVNQILRARRRKRGLPL; this is translated from the coding sequence ATGCTCGAATTCCGCCCGGGTGAGCGCCTACTTGCCTGCACATTTAGCTTCATTTCAGGTTTTGTCGATTCCATTGGATTTCTGTACCTTGGCGGCGTCTTCTTGTCCTTTATGTCCGGGAATACAACGCGTAGCGCGACGGCCATCGTAGAAGGTAATTGGCCCTTGGCCACTCTGGCCGGCTCCTGCATCGTACTTTTCCTCATTGGCGTGGTGACTGGAGCAGTGATCAATCGGTGGGCTGCGCGCCGATGGGATGTGTTCCGCGCCCGTGAGGCCGTTCTCTTTAGTGTCTCAGCCATTTTCTTGATCACATCCATTCTCACTGTTGTGGGAGTAGATGATGTCGCAATACTCACCTTGTCTGTGGGAATCGGCGCAACGAATTCGATTTTCGAGCGTAAGGGAGAAGTAGCAATTCCACTAACTTATATGACCGGCACCCTCGTGAAGATGGGACAGCGCTTTGCGGACACGTTCTTCGGTGGACGGCATATACAGTGGGTATATCACTTTATTCTTTGGGCTTCGCTGAGCGTAGGAGCCATTGCGGGAGCGGTGACTTATCACAAGTTGGGTCTGCACTCCGTAACGATCATCACGGCAGTGGTTATCCTGGCTACCGTTGTCAACCAAATTCTGCGTGCCAGAAGGCGAAAACGCGGTCTACCCCTTTAG
- the pafA gene encoding Pup--protein ligase yields the protein MGLETEYGITNILDSTRRLGPDEIARELFEPITREFRSSNIYTNNASRLYLDVGAHPEIATAECDSLHQLIAYDRAGDLTLHRMALEAEQRLEQRGIGGHVFLLKNNTDTLGNSYGCHENYLIGRDVPLKALSAQLLPFLITRQLIAGAGKLSMPSAGAPNENFEPGFVMSQRADHVWEGVSSATTRSRPIINTRDEPHADSSRYRRLHIIVGDSNMSEVTTALKVGSTLLVLELIEAGWDLPDYEMANEIRSIRDIARDFTATVPIKLRNAQEATPLEIQRSFCEASKQWLSQRPDPPADEVGFRGTPNSQLEPVVELWERTLNCFDTGDFTPVATEIDWVIKKTLMDRIAARNNLDATDPRLVQVDLTYHDIHPDRSLFNVLVKRGFAQRLIEPGVSEQAITEPPATTRAALRGHFLKKARATDTSITVDWMRLKINGEHGMETVLADPFSEVDERVDSMIALMETGCAP from the coding sequence ATGGGTCTGGAGACCGAATACGGCATCACTAACATCCTGGACTCCACACGCCGGCTTGGACCCGACGAAATCGCCCGCGAGCTATTCGAACCAATCACCCGCGAATTCCGTAGTTCGAATATCTATACCAACAACGCGTCTCGTCTCTACCTCGACGTGGGAGCCCATCCGGAAATCGCCACCGCCGAGTGCGATAGCCTTCATCAACTAATAGCCTATGACCGTGCTGGCGATCTCACATTGCACCGAATGGCCCTGGAGGCCGAGCAGCGACTTGAGCAACGAGGAATTGGCGGCCATGTCTTTCTGCTAAAAAACAATACGGATACACTTGGCAATTCCTACGGCTGCCATGAGAATTACCTCATCGGACGCGATGTCCCTCTTAAAGCTTTAAGTGCCCAGCTTTTGCCTTTCCTGATTACCCGTCAACTAATAGCGGGTGCCGGTAAGTTATCCATGCCTTCCGCAGGCGCCCCTAATGAAAACTTCGAACCGGGTTTTGTGATGAGCCAACGGGCAGATCACGTTTGGGAAGGTGTATCTAGCGCCACCACACGTTCCCGTCCAATTATCAATACCCGGGACGAACCGCACGCCGATTCTTCTCGCTACCGGAGACTACACATCATCGTAGGTGACTCCAACATGTCTGAAGTCACCACTGCACTCAAAGTAGGCAGCACGCTGCTCGTGCTCGAACTCATTGAAGCCGGATGGGATCTGCCCGATTATGAGATGGCAAACGAAATTCGTTCCATCCGCGATATTGCCCGCGACTTCACCGCAACGGTGCCCATCAAACTGCGCAACGCCCAGGAAGCCACTCCACTAGAAATTCAGCGCTCATTTTGTGAGGCATCAAAACAATGGCTTTCCCAGCGTCCCGATCCGCCGGCTGATGAGGTTGGATTCCGAGGTACGCCAAATTCTCAGCTAGAACCCGTCGTGGAGTTATGGGAGCGAACGCTCAATTGTTTCGACACTGGAGATTTCACCCCTGTAGCCACTGAGATCGATTGGGTTATTAAAAAGACTCTCATGGACCGCATCGCTGCCCGCAATAATTTGGACGCTACTGATCCCCGCCTGGTGCAGGTAGATTTGACCTATCACGATATTCACCCCGATCGGAGTTTATTCAACGTTCTCGTCAAACGTGGTTTTGCTCAGCGGCTTATCGAACCCGGCGTGAGTGAACAAGCAATCACAGAACCACCAGCGACCACACGGGCGGCGCTGCGGGGCCATTTCCTGAAAAAGGCACGCGCGACAGACACCTCCATCACCGTTGATTGGATGCGGTTAAAGATCAATGGTGAACACGGAATGGAGACCGTGCTTGCTGATCCTTTCTCCGAAGTCGATGAACGTGTGGACTCCATGATCGCCCTCATGGAAACAGGTTGCGCGCCGTGA
- a CDS encoding FAD-binding oxidoreductase: protein MLTPEQTERLRSDLLELARSFSGSVSIDHDVMEAASSDMALNADYGQALALVRAKSVDDVVATMRFAYDHALPVVPQGAMTGINGGANAIDGCILLSVRAMDRVLDIDATNHTVTVEPGIINADLKKTLAEQNLAYPPDPGSMAISSIGGNIATNAGGLCCVKYGVTRDYVREIKVVLPDGTLTRLGRKTAKGVAGLDLCSLFVGSEGTLGVIVEATLEVIALPPEPLTAVATFPTEHEAAATVSAYMATGLRPSLLEFLDGITINLLNNFGDFGLDDSVGAMLIMQSDAPTAASDVERFTEIAEENGALDVAFSDNTADNEALIATRRCVQPANELYARSHGGGQLIEDICIPRSAMPEFFDGLAEIRKETHTTIAVVAHAGDGNTHPSIFYDAKDPQSRAHAEEAFEQILDLGLRLGGTITGEHGIGSVKARWLTKELDEGSRRLHREIKNAVDPLGIANPGKMLGAL from the coding sequence GTGTTAACTCCAGAACAGACCGAACGTTTACGCTCCGATCTTCTAGAGCTGGCCAGGAGTTTTTCCGGCTCAGTGTCTATCGACCATGACGTGATGGAGGCCGCCTCTTCCGATATGGCTCTCAATGCGGACTACGGCCAAGCATTGGCTTTGGTTCGAGCGAAGTCTGTCGATGACGTCGTCGCCACCATGCGATTTGCCTATGACCATGCTCTTCCCGTGGTGCCGCAGGGAGCCATGACCGGTATCAACGGAGGCGCGAACGCGATAGATGGATGTATCCTCCTGTCTGTTCGCGCGATGGATCGCGTGCTAGATATCGACGCCACTAACCACACCGTCACGGTAGAACCGGGAATTATCAATGCTGATTTGAAAAAGACTCTGGCTGAACAAAATCTGGCCTATCCACCCGACCCGGGATCGATGGCTATTAGTTCTATTGGAGGAAATATCGCTACCAACGCCGGAGGACTGTGCTGTGTCAAATATGGCGTGACACGCGACTATGTGCGTGAGATCAAGGTGGTACTGCCAGATGGAACACTCACAAGGCTGGGACGCAAAACTGCTAAAGGCGTGGCCGGACTGGATCTCTGCTCATTGTTCGTAGGCTCTGAGGGCACGCTCGGCGTGATTGTGGAAGCTACCCTTGAAGTCATCGCTCTGCCACCTGAGCCGCTGACTGCAGTGGCTACATTCCCCACAGAGCACGAAGCGGCAGCAACTGTGAGTGCTTATATGGCAACCGGTTTACGTCCAAGTCTTCTGGAATTTCTCGATGGCATCACTATAAACTTGCTCAATAACTTCGGCGACTTCGGCTTGGATGACTCCGTGGGCGCGATGCTGATCATGCAGTCGGATGCACCAACAGCAGCTTCTGACGTTGAGAGATTTACCGAGATCGCCGAAGAAAACGGTGCCTTGGACGTGGCCTTTTCCGATAACACGGCCGATAATGAAGCGCTGATTGCTACCCGCCGATGCGTGCAACCCGCCAACGAGCTTTATGCTCGCAGTCATGGAGGTGGGCAGCTCATTGAAGATATTTGCATTCCTCGCTCCGCCATGCCGGAATTCTTTGATGGCTTAGCCGAGATCCGGAAGGAAACTCACACCACCATTGCGGTCGTTGCTCATGCCGGCGATGGCAACACCCATCCCTCAATTTTTTACGATGCCAAGGATCCACAGTCCCGCGCGCACGCTGAGGAAGCATTTGAACAGATCTTGGATTTGGGTCTGCGTTTGGGTGGAACTATCACCGGTGAACACGGCATAGGAAGCGTGAAAGCGCGGTGGCTAACGAAAGAACTGGACGAAGGTTCACGCAGGCTTCATCGAGAAATTAAGAATGCGGTGGATCCTCTGGGCATTGCTAATCCAGGCAAGATGCTGGGGGCGCTTTAA
- the arc gene encoding proteasome ATPase, which yields MSENTQSQPETLRELQLANRTLGARNAKLVSMLKASRDKLEEMNARLEAMAQPPSTYGTLLAVCPKGMEAEVFTANRRMRVPVSPLVELASMQPGCTVRLSEGLQIVEVTGIEDSGDIAQVVEIVGERVIIADKMGEESVVKAAGSLRDAVIAKDITPGDSVIVDRRSGWAFEALPRTEVTSLVLEEVPDVSYEDIGGLSHQIEQIRDAVELPFLHPEIYLQYGLRPPKGVLLYGPPGNGKTLIAKAVAHSLAQHMGNEAESTASGNKPRMKSYFLNIKGPELLNKFVGETERQIRQIFEQARRVASSGNPVIVFFDEMEAIFRTRGTGVSSDMESTVVPQLLAELDGVESVENVIVIGASNREELIDPAVLRPGRLDVKIRVQRPDASASADILSKHLTADLPLNEDLVAEFGSQEAAAAHLRSVIVEHIFSTDESRRYVTLHCADGSTKDLYWSDFVSGAMLANIVDRAKTAAIKDVLRGRDVNTRGGLTVEHIHNAVAAEVRDNEDLPDTTNPAEWARIYGHTTKRVTDITVH from the coding sequence ATGAGCGAGAACACACAGTCTCAGCCTGAAACCTTGCGCGAACTACAACTGGCAAATCGTACCCTGGGGGCACGCAATGCCAAGTTGGTCTCAATGCTCAAGGCCAGCCGAGACAAGCTGGAGGAGATGAATGCTCGCCTAGAAGCGATGGCACAACCTCCCAGCACATATGGCACCCTCCTTGCCGTCTGTCCCAAGGGTATGGAGGCAGAAGTTTTTACCGCCAACCGTCGCATGCGCGTACCAGTATCTCCTTTAGTTGAGCTGGCGTCGATGCAACCGGGATGCACGGTTCGCCTGTCCGAAGGACTCCAGATTGTTGAGGTCACCGGCATAGAAGACTCTGGTGACATCGCTCAGGTGGTTGAGATCGTCGGCGAACGCGTCATCATTGCTGACAAAATGGGGGAGGAGAGCGTAGTTAAGGCTGCTGGCTCTCTCCGTGACGCGGTAATCGCCAAGGATATTACCCCCGGTGATTCCGTCATTGTCGACCGCCGCTCCGGATGGGCTTTTGAGGCTCTACCGCGCACTGAGGTAACAAGCTTGGTGCTTGAAGAAGTACCGGATGTGTCCTACGAGGACATTGGCGGCCTCTCTCACCAAATCGAGCAGATCCGGGATGCAGTGGAGCTGCCATTTTTGCACCCTGAAATCTATCTACAGTACGGGCTACGTCCCCCAAAGGGAGTGCTTCTATACGGACCGCCAGGCAATGGCAAGACGCTGATTGCCAAAGCCGTGGCTCATTCCCTGGCTCAACACATGGGAAACGAAGCGGAGAGCACTGCGTCGGGAAATAAACCTCGCATGAAATCCTACTTCCTCAATATCAAGGGGCCCGAACTCCTCAACAAGTTTGTCGGAGAGACCGAACGACAAATTCGTCAGATATTTGAGCAAGCCCGGCGCGTCGCCAGCTCTGGTAACCCGGTCATAGTTTTCTTTGATGAGATGGAGGCGATCTTCCGCACCCGAGGTACAGGCGTGTCCTCTGACATGGAGTCGACCGTGGTGCCGCAACTACTTGCAGAGCTCGATGGGGTGGAATCAGTGGAAAACGTCATTGTGATAGGCGCTTCCAACCGAGAAGAGCTCATCGATCCGGCTGTGCTGCGTCCAGGCCGCCTCGACGTGAAGATCCGTGTGCAACGCCCCGATGCTTCCGCTAGCGCCGATATCTTGTCGAAGCACCTCACCGCAGATCTACCTCTTAATGAGGATCTGGTAGCCGAATTCGGGTCTCAAGAAGCTGCGGCGGCGCATCTGCGTAGCGTGATAGTGGAGCACATTTTTTCCACCGATGAATCCCGACGCTATGTCACATTGCACTGCGCGGACGGTTCCACGAAAGATCTTTATTGGTCGGATTTCGTGTCGGGAGCGATGTTGGCCAATATCGTCGATCGGGCAAAGACTGCTGCGATCAAGGATGTTCTCCGCGGTAGAGATGTGAACACCAGGGGAGGTTTGACGGTAGAGCATATTCACAATGCTGTCGCCGCTGAAGTTCGCGACAATGAAGACCTCCCAGATACCACCAACCCTGCCGAGTGGGCTCGGATCTACGGTCATACCACCAAACGCGTCACAGATATTACGGTTCACTAG